The nucleotide sequence CAATCTGGGGACAAGAGAATTCCAGTCACCTGAGATCCATTTTGTTACAGAGCAGGGGTGGGCTATCGACATCACCGTGGCTTAAAAGAAACCTATCTCTAGAGCCTGAACTGTCACACTCTGATGATAAACTCACACAGAAACCTCTGGATCGGTGGCTGGCATGTAGAGTGCTTTGCTGTTTAGAGAGCAGGGCACTGGAAAACAGGTGGGAACAATTTTTGTCAGTGAAAAGCAAGTGCATCCTTTGTTAATAAATGAGATGGTATCCTGGTTCACACAGCATCCCCTCTGTTCTGACTGGTTGTTAGGAGTCCGGTTGCCTCTCCTTATCAACTCAACATTGATTTAATGGCTctaaaaagttaaaagcaaaacCCTCAACAATGATGAcccacaaataaatataaagaaagtttGGGGACTGTTCTGGTTTAGCATGTTATCAGTATCCTCCTCCAAAATCACAACAGAGTAAAATTCAttgataaataggaaaaaggaCCAAAGAACactagaaacatttttaaaaggtttactgtctatttttcaaaggaataatagtaacacaaaaaaaatcaaaagagaccttattaaaagtatttattcttAGGATAGAGAACATAATTTAAAGATGccatattatttgtttttcaaagaatacaTATATCCAAGACTTTGAAAGCGGAATCAGAAgggggaaaagaataaaaaaaaataaaataaaaaataaaagtgaagagaaacaatttggtttcattttgattgaagcagattttaaaataagatggtAAGTCCATGAAAATTTTCTGGGAGGAGAACAAAACGTCCATCTTCTTGCAAAGAGTAAGGCAgtcaaataaatctgaaaaacatcTGTTTTAATTATGACCAAGTTTGCCTGCTTTCCTAGTTTCACATAGTGTTTCAATGTAGAAACATAACGAATGTTGGTGATAAAATTAGGTTTGACACTCCATAATTCTGGGGGAGGGAGGTCTCTGTTTTGTAAAATACAGAGGGAGTCAAATGCCTCAGGAGATGTTTTGGTCCAAAAATGGTCTAGACTCTAGAAGAAATCATTCAGCTCCTTCCACTGCTGTCATGGAAACAGGTTTCACATAGTATGGGCCTTCACTCAGGTAACTTCTGAGCCTCAAATAATTTGGGTTTCCAAAGATTTCTGCAACTGTCTTGGAATTGGCAAGAGCTTTCACCAGTTCATATTTGGCATCCTTTGAAGCTTTGTCATGCTCCACTGACCGGTCCATCACATATTCTACAAAACCTGGACTGTTAAACATAAGTTTCTGAGCCCAGGGTTGGTTTGCAATGGCCTGAAATGGaaggcaaaaaaacaattcctctgAGACTTAAGAAGTTAAGTTTGTTAGTAGGATGGCACATCCTTAGAAAGAAATTTGGCAACATGAAccttaaaaatgttactttttgcTTAAATTCCTTCCTGGGAATTTAAGACAATAatctaaatgttaaaaatatatttttatacaaagaCGTTCATCACAGTGTGACAgttataatataaatgtctataatataaatgtctaatagtGGAGAGATGGATAATTAAATTATGGcatatagcaataaaaaatggaataaacattaagaatgtttataaaaaaataggtaaatctgttacatgaaaaaagcaaatcaaaatgatatatatacatgGCATAATTACAACAGTAGAAAAaaactacagaagaaaagactACCCTAAAGAAACTCTCATATTCGTACATGTATGTAAGATGATACTTTTGagaatgttcattgtagcatcaTTTGTAATATTGTCTAAATCTCCATTTATAAGAGAATGATACACTGTGGCTATTCAGTGAAATACTAATGACTTTCTCCTTGCCTCTTTTAATAtagataaatcttaaaaacataatgttgaggagaaaaagcaaattgcagaatGATATGAACAACTAGATACCATTTACAAAGTTAAAGAATATGTAAAATACTGTAATTTGTTTAAGGATATATGCATATGtagtaaaagtataaaatcatATGTGGGCTTATAAACCCTGACGGTGATTAATTATATCCAGAGGAGGGTGGGGAATGGGTTTGGGCAGAGGTGTAGCAAGGTATGACtctatgtttgaaatatttcatcaatcaatcaatactaacactaatactaatactaaaagGAAACACACCAACTAGGTATGAGTTGATGTGACTTAAAATAtctacttcttaatcttttccaaattttaaaataatgaaaaagcaactttttataatgtttctaaaaatctCGCTATTCCATTTTAGTGAAGAACAAGGAACAATCAAGTTTACAGCTTAGTCTCTTCCTCTCAAAGTGTGTTCTACAGGCCAACAGcatagcatcacctgggagcttgtcagaGATTCAGGATCTCATGGTTCCATCCCAGAACCACTAAATTGGAATCTACATTTTCACAAGAtcttaaagtttgagaaacatcaGCCTTGTTAACAACTGTCAAAGACGAAGAGTGTGCTGCAATAAAAACAGCTGTCCCAACAAGTCAATAAAAAATGATATCTGCAACTGTGGCCAACTAAGTAAAGCATAAGGTAGaagactgggggaaaaaatacataaatagtaAGAACATCGATGCAGAAGCCAACATGACCATCACAGTGACTTCGGGCAAAGATGAAGCCGTCTACAAACAATGTTCCTGAAGTTGATAGGGATATTGTATTCTTCAATACCCAGATCACGTATCACATCCTGCAGGAAGTCTTCCCTTTCTTGTCGCCTCCACTGTCCTTGTTCCCTCCCTCTCTAGGCCACGCATGCTGCCTGAGACCCCATTAGTAAGAGTACTAAAGGGATGACTGTTTCCATGAGCCCAGCCACCATGGTAAGTACTGGTCCTTATTCTCAACAAATTCTGTttaagtggtcaataaatattttaatataatgtaataaatagaaCACAGAGGTGAAATCCTTACCACAgctgtaattatataattaactaCACAGTTGTACCCACTGTCTGGGTCCCTCACCCAGAGGTGCTATATGCGCTACATGAAAGGAAAGTCTTGGTATATTTTGTTCACTATTGTAGCCCCAGAACctagcaaaaagcaaaaaagaaactcaacaaatatttgctgaatgaataaataagcacaAAGTATATGGGAGCCAACACTGCTTAACTTAACCTTGTGGGTTTGGCAAAGCTTGCTGAAGAGATACCTGAGCTAGTCCTTGAAGAATGAATAAGAGGTTAACAAGCAAATCGGGGAAGAAGTGTTGAAAGTAGAGAGCAAAGGTCCAGAGACATAAAGCAAGCAGTATGTATCACGAGAACACTAAGTGCCAGAAGGGGCAAGGCAGGCAAGAAGGCTCAGGAAGACCAGGCTGGGTCAATAAGGGCTTGTGTGATGGCACATAAGGAATCTGGAATTAATCCTGTGATCCCACAGCACCCTGTGTTCTTCTACAGTACCATTCAGTGAAACAATCTGTACATATATCTGTCTCCCTCTTTAATCTATACTAACAGCAGAGGGCAGAAGCTGTGCCCTGCACTTGTGTATTCCCAAGGCATGGCAGCGCGCCTGCTCATTTCAAGTGCTCACGTGTTGAACTGGCAGAGTCCCAGAAGAACCTGTGGAAAAGAAGAGATGCCTACCGTGAACACTTTTAAGGCAGCGCAGTGTAGTTCAGGGAAGGGTTGATTACTGATGCCGCGGAGGAGCTCCAGTGGGTCctgagacaaagaagaaaaccaggaCTCTGCCATCCTCAGGAGGTCATCCGTCTGCTGCTCAAGCTACAGGGCAGAAAAGAAGACTCTCAAGACACTTGTAAGTCAGGAAACCTGGGTTCTGATGGCACTCTGTCattacttgctgtgtgatctcTGCTAACTCTGGAGCACTCTTTCCCAAACCCAGTCCAGACTTgcccagttttgtttgtttgttttatggggTTGATTGAACAATTTCTAGGGTACTCTTCAGTTCTAATACTCTGATTCCACTTCAACTTAAAAATGTCACTAGTCATATAATGAGGGTTGTGTTCTTTTACTAAGAGTAAGAAATATGGCCTTTATTTGATCAACATTTATATTAACTTAACCTGTATGATGTTAACTCATACAGGCTGTCCCTCATTAATTTCCCAATTTACTTACTGGTAAGTAAAGAAGAGATGAGATTGCATCCAAACACCTAATTTTGAGCTCTGTTGGGGCATTCTTTGCTTGATATCCTATTCTCTTGAGCAAGCGTTCAAAGCGAGTTCCTTTGAAGGACAAGATcattttcattgtggtaaaatacagataacataaaatttaccattttaaccagcATACAgatcacattgttgtgcaactatcaccaccatccatctccagaatttttcatcatctcaaaccGAAAAGTCTGtactcattaaaaaacaacactCATTCCTCCCTACCCCCGtgccctggtaaccactattctttctgtctctgtgtatttGTTCTAAGTGCCTCAAataggtggaatcatacaatatttgtctttctgggtctggcttatttctcttagcataacgTCTTCAAGGTTTCTCCATAATGAAGCACGTATgagaatttcattcatttctaagctgaataacattccattgtatgtatagaccacattttgtttatccattcacccgtCAATGAACATCTGGGGTTATTTCTATCCcctttggctactgtgaataatagCTGTTAATGAACACAGGTGTATAAATATCTacttgagtccctgctttcaattcttttggttatatacctagaagcaaaattgctggatcatacggcaattctatgtttaattttttgaggaaccaccgtactgttttccacagtggctacactgTCTTACATTGCCACCAGATATACACAAGGGTTCTAACTTctcacatccttgtcaacacctgttattttttttttttttaataaaagccaTCTTCGTGGGTGTtgtgaaaatgagatttttaaaatatgctttgcTTTCAATACACTGACCCCTACAAACCTAAaccaacataaaaataaacatgtagtcAGAGACCAAATGAGAAGCCTAAAACACACATTCATATGCAACATGGCATATATAAGTCAAAGTGTAGAGGATTTGGAATCAAAGGACCTGGATTTGAGTAGCAGCCGCCCCACAGTCTGTATGATCTtagaaaattttcttaatttctctgagcttcagctacctcatctgtaaaatgagaatgacaaCAGTATGTTCTCTGCAGGATGGCAGAGGATTCCATGTCATAGGTCACAGCACTTAGAAAAGTACATATAGCAAGGATATTAGTCGTGATATACGAAAGCATATAAAATTTCAACGTCTACTTCACAAGGGTTTTAGCAGTGCCGCACGTGATGTTTTGTGTGGAACTCATAGTGCTTTCAAGGTACTCATGGATGTCCCATAAAAGTATCACTCTTAACACAAAATCTTGTAACaaatttttgttcctttccttcctcaAAGTTACATATATAGAACAAATAtatcttttcattaaatattcacaacaaccctgagaaGTAAGAAGTAGTTACCCACTTTTCAAATACGAGGAAAATGAGGCCTAGAGTACTGAAGTGAGTAAATCAAGTTCAAAAAGCTAAGTCAGTGTTAAAACTGGGTCATGATCCAGGTTTCTCTGAGTCTAGCCCATGGTCTTTGTACCATGAATACTATTTATGGAAGATGTAGAGGGGAACACTTGGTTcagccaagttaaaaaaaaaaaaattcagtaataaTTATGAGACTTTTTAGGAATGAACCAAGGTCATGGTAAAAAAACTTCCATCTGCAAAAGCAGTTTCTATAATGCACTTAACATACCAGCAAATGATTTATTATATATCgaatccttgtcaaaaattaagGTATCTCTAAAGAAAGGTAAAACAAGTCATACCAACCTGTCTTCTGCAAAACTTGCTTTCCTTCAACATTGGATCCCAGGATTCCAATTGTGTCCACTGCTACACCGATCATGGTGGGGTCCTGACTTTCTGTCATTTCAAAGACTTTTTCCACAAAGACAGGATAACGCTCGCAGATCTGTTGAGGGCTATCCATAATAGCAAGGTTCCCAAAAAACTTCACAAACCCTAGagacatttacaaaaatattattttaatagggGAAGAAGACCACATAAATTGGGAGTCCTATGTTTTCATAGGGACAGTTATAAACTACAGgccagaaagaggagaaaggttATGGCACTGTGCTGCCTGGAAATCAGACAGACCACAGGGAATACTGAAGGACCTGGGATGTGTGGTGCCCGGAGACTAGAAACCCCAGGTGTCAATGGAGTGGGGTCCACACACTGAAGCACTGTCACACGCAAGAGGGAGAACAAAGAACAAGGAAGGACCAGTGGATACAAGTTACAGGACGGCAAGTTTGGAgtcattattaaaaagaaaattttaaacagatgTTCATCAATGAAATAATCTAGGCTACCTAAGGAAGGCACAAATCTCCAATTTCTAGATGCGCTCAAGAAAAACTAATACATGTCCTTGACAAAATGACTGGAGTAGTTCCTATATTAAAGATTCCAACTCAGAGATTTGATGAATCTGGGAAATATACTGTAAATGTCATTActagtatttttatttagtttcttttggCTGTGACTCGAAGGAAATTATCCTAATGCTCTAAACAGCAGTATTTCCAAGAAATCAGAATCAACAGTGGAAGGCTCCCAAGGTGATAGATTCTACCCTATTAAGGGGCTATGGGTCTCATCACCTGAAGGGAATCACCTGTAAAGAAGACAAACCCCGGGCTCCTCCTGACAGATAActcacaaacaaaacacacactaTCATTTCCACAGGCATCAACATTTCTTACCTGGCAAGTAGAAGCTAGAGAAAGGGTCTGAATCCGCCCCAACAATTATATTAGAAATCTGATCAATTACTCCTTCCTGAGCAAGGTACTGTCGTCCATGATGAGTATACGCCAGTGATGTCACCATTTCTATACAGGTGGCTCTGAAATGCCAAGATTTTGCATATAATTAGCATGGTTTATAAACTGCTTTCATAtaggttatctcatttaactcttCCCACCAAATATAAAAGGTCAATAATCCTGGCTCGACTCTTTCCGATGAGGACACAGAATGAGAAAATTGCAATGACTTGTCCAGAATCACATTTTATTACAAGGCAGAGTTTAGAGTTAAATCTTGACTTTCTCACTTGAGTCCCATTATTGTTTCCACTATAAAATAGCTACTTCtaagagatttctttttaaaatgtgttttattttgaaatgtcaaacatacacaaaagagaACAGAACTGTAAGCCCTTGAGTACCCATAATCTTGATTGTATAATTATCAAGATTTTGCTTTACTTATTTCAcctcctttttctccattttttgctgaactattttaaagcaaattctagTCATGTTGCCATTTACCCCTGCATACTTTAGTATGCATCtctaaaaaacataaatatactgtgctcacttcggcagcacatatactaaaaaaaacataaacattctCTCACAATTGTAATTCCTtaccacatatttaaaaaataaataataattctttGGTATCACCTAATACCCACCCATGATCAAATTTTCCCAATTAactaaaaaagcatttttatattggtagtcacaaaacagtcacagggatttGATATATAgtatggggaatgtaatcaataatgttgtaaagattatgtagggtatcagatgggtactggacttatcagggggatcacttcatagattatataaatgcctaaccactgcgctatatatctgaaactaatataaaataatattgaatgttaaccatgattaaatacatatttatatagcCATGGGATGcaaagtatagcataggaaatatggtATTACGTAATAGCTacgtacgatgtcagaggggtagtagacttgggggtggttatcactttgtgaagggtataaatgtctaatcattatgttgtttagTACACCTAAAGCTaacaaggaaaatttaaaaaataaaaacttttttataattGCTCCTAAAGTATTTTAAGTGActgtttgttgggtttttttctgtcACAAAATTTGATACATAGCTAAAAAAATTAACGAAATTAGTTTCCTAATTAGGAATGCTATGAAACAGTGTAATTGGTGACTGATTTATGCATATGAGTTTAACAATTTCAGTCACATTTAAACAACATAAGGCAgtaagaaaatcatttaaaataaggaaaacaaaatcctgAGTACACGAAATAACTATAgtgctattataaaaacaaaatacttgaaGCAAACCAAGTGTTCAACAGTGAGGATGTATTAGTAAATCGCAGAATATCAACCAAGAAACATTTGGCAAATATGGGGACTTAGGGAGTAGGGCTGAAAAAATTGGAATTAACATTTCTCTGAGGACCTATGCCAGCCATTGCATGGGTCTCTATGGttaattcacttaatcctcatattATCTTCTTTATAGATCTGTCATTGTTCCATTTAGGAGATAAGGAAACTTAAGGTGCAGAATGGTTGCAAtaaattgtccaaggtcaaacAGTTAATAAGTACTAGAGATGCGTGTAAGCCCGTCTTCCTCATTTTCAAAAGTCCATGTTTTTCTATCATGCCATGGTGCTATTATTTAACAATGTCAAAAAATGTGTAACACATAATGTGATAACACATTAATACAAAGTGGCAGTTTATCACGGGATTGCAACTTTGTAAGAGCATACATGCATGCCTAAGGACAGGGAACAGTCATTCCAAATCAGCTATATAGTCGTATGTGGCTTTGCTAAGTTGCAGTATGCTGTCACAATATAACCTGAGGTATTTTCTAAAGGCCCCTTCTTCAGCACATATATTTGTCATGAGATTGAAACCTGGGCACAGGTCCTACCAGGGAAGATAACACTGAGTCCCAAGGGTTGTCTCCTGGCCCTCCCAAAGAGGACATTTCGCTCTCTCAGCCAACATACCTACCTGACCAGTACATCCTCACCAGTCAGCTCTCTGAGGAGCTGGGTTACCAATCCACTTGTGGTACAGGAGGTTAAAGATTCTGGTGACACAGAAGAAATCTCTACAAttagctgaaagaaaagaacagaaaaagcagaaaggtCAAAACAGCCCCAAAGTTGTTAAATCTCATTTTAAGTTAAATGCAGGACTAGGTactttatataaacaaatttttaaaactctgttatTTGTCTCCACACGTAGGAAAATTTCATCAAACACATAAGAAATTACTTTGGCACAGAATCACTCCACTGTATCTAGGTGTAGCTGTATTTTTCACAAAAGAAATCATCAATCAAGGTAAAAAACCCTGAATCAGCAACCACAGATTGtaataatcattcattcattcattcatgcattctaTCAGTCAgtcattcacttactcattcaagTATGTCCTGAGGGCTTATTGAGAGAACAGGatactgaaggattttaagcagaggaatgacAGAACcagatttggatttttaaaagatcgTTCTGACTGCACGTGAAGATAGACTAGTAGTGACAAAAAATGGACAAGGGACCCGTTTGGATGCCAATACAGTAATCCAAGTAGTAGCTTAGACTAGGGTCCTGGTGGCTACACCAAAGAAGAGAAACACATAGGTTTAAGTAAAACTGACATGACGTGATGGCTGAATGGACATGTGGCAGGAAGAACCAGGTCTCATAGTGAATGAACTTGAGGTCTAATACCCAACCGCGTGAACTATGAGACACGGCCAGTTTGTTGATGCAGTTTTTTACTAGGGGCATGAGGTAGGTGGAGAAGCTCAGGAGTCTGGTTTTAACATGAGGTGAGAGACCTAGAATATGTCTGGGGGGGAGAGTGAGTTAGTAGTTGGACATGAAGGTCTGAGCTCAGAAGAGAGGTCTGGGTTGGAGGTTTACATTTGAGAGTCCTCACCATTATAGGTGGGAACTGAAATCACAGGATGAATAAGATTGCTGAATGAATACAGATTATAGGGAGAACAGGGCTGGGGACGTTGCCTTCACAAACCCCAACAACTGAAAGCTCAATAGAGGATAATGAGCCGGGAGACTTACAAGAAATAACAagagaggcagaaggaaaaacaggATAGCCTGGTATCAAGACATACAAAGTAAGACAGCGTTTTGAAGAGGGAATTAGACTGTAGAGGATTTGTTTGGAATATGTAGCCCATTAACTGAGTGGCCTTGGGTCAACGACTCCATCAGTAACAGTGAGGTCAATGTATAGGCTTTACTGTGAAAACTGAAGACAATCTATGTGAGGAGTTAGCACTGTGCTCAGTACAAAGCTGGTACAAACGAGAGCCATTTCttctactactgctactactactgctGCTAAGTTTTTCAAAGTTTAGTTTCAATGGCGTCTCGTCTGCTATAGTACTTATAGTgcagtataaatattttttacctgATGGTCTCACACACCAGGTGGGGAGGTCAGCACCCAGTATAGGGCCTAACACAGATTACGTACTCAATTAATGTATGTTAAATGAGCCGTCTTGCCTTCCAATGTAGCTCTTACTGCATTCTGAATTGTAAGCATCAGAAAGTGTGTTTCTTGTCTTACCTCATACACCCTGTATCGAACAatgtcatttgttttcattacGGTTTTCAAATCATCCAGCAGACTGCTTTCAAATAAAGCCTCCAGGCCAGCTTGGGTCAGCGATATTCTTGACAGGGATTTAATGGCcttataggaaagaaaatatctCTTAAGTCATAAATATACAGAACATTAATATCTACTTCATAAGAGACTGATGTGAAAACTAATGTATGGAATGCACCTTGCCCAATGAGCATTTActacattttagctattattatttataattgaaaaacataCACAGCTGTGGTGTAAGTTTTGCTTCTTATGAAGTAACCCAACGTAAGCCCTATGGTGGATAATTTGTAAATGTGGATTCTAGCAAATAGACGGGGTTTACTAGTACTTATTAGACATCATAGATTTATTTGATACCATTTATATGGTTGGAAATTCAATGACACAAATCCTCCCTTCTAAACCCTCACCCCTCAACCCAGaaagcctttctttgtcttttaatttctctGCCTGGTTAAGCCGATGGTTCTAGCGGACTCACCACTTTGGCTACAGATAGATTCTCTCCACCAATACAATAAACAATTTGTTTTAGTAATTCAGGATTATTTAGAATCTCAGTAACAGCATCAGAATTTTCAACGATTCTTCcaacctgaaagaaaaaaacaatcagaaatacTCTCCCAAGGTAGGGCAACACGTGAACACATGATGGTCGAATTTCCTTAGTGTGTAGCTATTTTAAGAGTTACTGATTACAACTAAAAGACAAGTTATTAAAAATTCCTAGTGACCCAAATTCTTTAAAGCCAAATACA is from Rhinolophus sinicus isolate RSC01 linkage group LG04, ASM3656204v1, whole genome shotgun sequence and encodes:
- the PSMD5 gene encoding 26S proteasome non-ATPase regulatory subunit 5: MMAAQVLALLREVARLEAPLEELRALQSVLQAVPLSELREQAAELRLGPLFSLLNENHREQTTLCVSILERLLQAMEPVHMARNLRVDLQRGLTHPDDSVKILALSQVGRIVENSDAVTEILNNPELLKQIVYCIGGENLSVAKVAIKSLSRISLTQAGLEALFESSLLDDLKTVMKTNDIVRYRVYELIVEISSVSPESLTSCTTSGLVTQLLRELTGEDVLVRATCIEMVTSLAYTHHGRQYLAQEGVIDQISNIIVGADSDPFSSFYLPGFVKFFGNLAIMDSPQQICERYPVFVEKVFEMTESQDPTMIGVAVDTIGILGSNVEGKQVLQKTGTRFERLLKRIGYQAKNAPTELKIRCLDAISSLLYLPLEQQTDDLLRMAESWFSSLSQDPLELLRGISNQPFPELHCAALKVFTAIANQPWAQKLMFNSPGFVEYVMDRSVEHDKASKDAKYELVKALANSKTVAEIFGNPNYLRLRSYLSEGPYYVKPVSMTAVEGAE